The Dendropsophus ebraccatus isolate aDenEbr1 chromosome 10, aDenEbr1.pat, whole genome shotgun sequence genome has a segment encoding these proteins:
- the LOC138765676 gene encoding ADP-ribosylation factor 6-like, with product MGHMLSRVFGNKEMRILMLGLDAAGKTTILYKLKLGQSVTTIPTVGFNVETVTYKNVKFNVWDVGGQDKIRPLWRHYYTGTQGLIFVVDCADRDRIDEARQELHRIINDREMRDAIILIFANKQDLVDAMKPHEIQEKLGLTRIRDRNWYVQPSCANTGEGLYEGLMWLTSNYKS from the coding sequence ATGGGGCATATGCTATCCAGGGTGTTCGGGAACAAAGAAATGCGAATATTGATGTTGGGCCTAGACGCAGCTGGAAAGACGACCATCCTCTACAAGCTAAAGTTGGGCCAGTCTGTTACAACCATTCCCACCGTGGGTTTCAATGTGGAAACGGTAACCTATAAGAATGTTAAGTTCAACGTGTGGGACGTTGGCGGCCAGGACAAGATCCGTCCTCTCTGGCGGCACTATTACACAGGCACCCAGGGCCTCATCTTTGTGGTAGACTGTGCTGACCGAGATCGCATCGATGAGGCGAGGCAAGAACTCCACCGCATCATCAATGATCGTGAAATGAGGGATGCCATCATTCTGATTTTCGCCAATAAACAGGACCTGGTGGATGCAATGAAGCCTCACGAAATCCAGGAAAAGCTGGGACTAACCCGCATCAGGGACAGGAACTGGTACGTCCAGCCATCTTGTGCCAACACTGGAGAGGGACTGTACGAGGGCCTCATGTGGCTTACGTCAAACTACAAATCTTAA